Genomic segment of Fischerella sp. PCC 9605:
GCATCGAGTACGATGTTGGTATTGGCTACGGGGATGATATTGATCGAGCCAAGCAGTTAATTCTGGAAGCGATGCACGAAACAGAAGGAGTCTTGGCAGAACCTGCCCCAGATGCACTGGTAATGGAATTAGCAGAGAGTACCGTAAATATCCGCGCTCGTTGGTGGATTCAACCACCGCGACGTGCTGATGCGTTGGATGCGCGAGATCGGGTTTTGACTAACATTAAGAAGAAACTGATGGCTAACGGTATTGACTTGCCTTTCCCCACACAGCAAATTCTCTTCCACGACCAAACGGAAGAGACGGATGGCGATCGCACTCGTCAACGCGAAGGCTGGCCTGCTGGTCGGGGTGAAGTGCCGAAACCTCGCAGCATCAGTGGTTCGCTCAGAAAACTCGCTGAAATGCGATCGCAAAACAACGGCTCATCTACTCCCGGCGAACTATGAATAACATCAAGCTGAGCAAGCTTTGGGACTCGCTCCATTCTAGCTACTGGTTCGTCCCAACAATTATGGCAGCGATCGCCATCGCCTTGGCGTTGGCAATGTTGACTCTTGATCGAGCTGGCTATTACGGGCCATTTGAAGAGTGGGGCTGGATTTACACTGGTGGGCCGGATGGTGCGCGTGGTCTGCTCTCAGCCGTTGCTGGTTCGCTTATCAGCGTTACTGCTACAGCTTTTTCAATTACAATCGTTGCCCTCCAACTCGCTTCTTCCAATTTCGGCCCTCGCCTGCTCCGTAATTTTATGCAGGACACGGGTAATCAGGTAGTTTTAGGTACATTTATAGCTACTTTTATTTATTCCTTGCTGGTACTGCGGACAGTTCGGGGAGAAGATGGACAAGACGAATTTGTACCGCAGATATCGGTGACAATCGGCATTTTGTTGGCGCTGATCAGCATCGCCGTACTAATTTACTTTATCGATCACGCTTCGACAATCATTCAGGCATCGCATGTTATTTCTGAAGTTAGTACCGATTTAGACCGTACGATTGAACGGCTATTTCCCGAAAGAATCGGGCGCAGTTTACCGGAACGCAAACGCCAGGTTGCGGAAATTCCTCTTAATTTTGACTCAGAAGCTCACCCTATCACAGCTACTGGTAAGGGGTATGTGCAAGCAATTGATGACGAAAAATTGATTAAGTTTGCTAGTAAACACAATCTGCTTGTGCGCGTCAAGTCTCGACCAGGCAAGTTTGTTTTTCCAGGCAGCGTTTTGGCTATGGTTTGGCCTGAGGAATCTGCGAATCAACAGACGCGCCGTGTAGAGACGCGCCATGGCGCGTCTCTACACAAAGAAATTAATGATGCCTTTATTCTTGGTAGAGAACGCACTGAACAGCAAGATGTAGAGTTTCCCATCAATCAATTAGTTGAGATCGCCCTCCGTGCCATTTCTCCTGGGATTAACGATCCATTCACCGCCATTAGGTGTATTGACCAGCTTAGTGCTGGACTTTCCCGCTTAGCCCAAAGGGATTTTCCCTCTCCCTATCGCTATGATGACAATAACAAGTTGCGTATAATTGCTGAGCCAGTGATGTATGCAGATTTAGTTGATGCTGCCTTTAACCAAATTCGCCAATACAGCACAAAAGATGTAGCAGTGACAATTCGCTTGCTGGAAGCGATCGCTCAAATAGCTCCTTACGCCAGCTCTTCTAAAGACAGGGCAGCCTTACGCCGCCATGCAGAAATGATATTGCGAGGTAGCCAAGCAGCGTTATCGGAAGAACAAGACCGCAACGATGTGCAAGAGCGGTATCACCGAGTCATTAAAGCTTTAGGTCAGGATTGAAGGGGACTGGGGAACTCACCGGCCCCCACGACCGCTCTTAGTGGGGATTAGGGATAGGGAATAAGTAATTTCCCGATCCCCAATACCCAATGCCGAGTAGGGATTCTCCTGCGTCCGGCATTTAAGGGCGCTTCCCCCACCTTTAACAAGGATGGGGTATCTAATACCGCGACCTGTTGAGAGATGAATTTGTATCCTGAGAAGGATGTTTTAAATATTACACTATGGCATTAAATGGTAATTACACTAAAATTTTCTAGAAGTTATTAGTCTTAGAGGAAGCATGCCCCACGTATTATTAGTCGACGATGAAGAAGCTTTGCGAGAAAGCCTTTCTTACACCTTGCAAAAAGAAGGCTATACCGTCACAACAGCAGCAGATGGTCACAGTGCAATCAAACATTTTCACAAGCAAGTACCAGACGTAATATTATTAGACTTGATGCTGCCAGAGGTTGACGGCATGGAAGTTTGTTGGCGGATTCGCGCTTTTTCTGACGTGCCAATTGTGATGCTGACTGCTAAAGACCAAGACATAGACAAAATTTGGGGGTTAGAGGCAGGAGCAGATGATTATGTCACAAAACCATTCAATACTCGCGAACTATTGGCACGCATTAAAGCAGTGCTGCGCCGTCGTGCAGAAAAGCAATCTTAATTGATGATGGGTTGGTTACCAAAAATTAAGTGGAATTCCATTCACACCAAGCTCTTAGCTACTTACCTGCTGCTGACAACCTTGGGAACCTCGCTCATGGCAGGATACATCCTTTGGTCATTCTATGCTTATTTCATGAAAGCGAGGCAGGCAGAAATGCACAATTGGAGTACTGCGATCGCTGAGAGTGTCGCTGATTCGTTGGAGGAAAATAAGCGCGAACGAGTAGAGCTACTCATGCAGCGCTACGGTGCAGCTGAGACCATTACAATACGTGTTTTTAATAGCAAAGGTCAACTTATCGCTACATCTAACCCTCAGCAAGACCGACAAGTGAAGAACTGGCTAGCAGTACCTGGAGTAAGTGCAGCCCTAGAAAAACGAGAAGTGCAAGGTTTGGCAAAGGGAGTTTTGTCTAACGATGACAGGCTGTTTATTGCTCAGCCGATCGTGCGTAACGGTCAGTTACTGGGTGCATTGCGAATGTCTATCACCCTGCAACAATTTCAACGCCAGTTCGCCATAGTCATTTGGACAGTGCTGGGAACGTTGGTCTTTACAATTTTACTGTGTACTTTGATTAGCGAGTGGCTGGCACGCAGCCTCTCCCGTCCAATTCAGACTATGAAAAACTTTGCGATTCGCCTAGGTAGCGGTCATTTTGGCGATAAGCTGCACATTCGCCAAAGCAACGAGTTGGATCAGTTAGCACTAGAACTTAATCGTATGAGTGAACGCTTGGCTTCACTCGACCAAGAACGACGGGCATTTCTAGCAAACGTCTCTCACGAACTCCGCACTCCCATCAGTAATGTCTTGGTGACGGTTGAAGCCCTCCGTGGTGGAGCTGCTTCCGATCCGGCGGTGCGCGATCGCTTTTTCCAAAATGTAGAAGACGAAACCAAACGACTCTCACGGCTAATTGGCGATCTGCTGGATTTGGGACGTTTGGAAGCTGGGGTGACACACCTAGAGAAACAAAATATCCCGCTTGCTAGTTTAATTAGCCGTGCAGTCAGGGCAGTGGAAACGCGGATGCAAAATTCGCAAATTTCCGCCCATGTAAACGTAGCTGACTTGCAAGTACAGGGTGATTCAGAACGGCTGTTGCAAGCATTTCTCAACTTGTTGGATAACGCCATTAAGCATTCAACCCCCAATTCCCGAATATTCATCACTGGGTACAAGCAAGATAAACAAGCAGTTGTGACAATCCGCGATCAAGGCCAAGGAATAAAAGACAGCGATCTTCCCCGGATTTTTGAGCAATTCTACACAGGCGATCGCTCTCGTAAAGGCCGGGGAGTGGGGTTAGGCTTGGCGATCGCCAAACGCATTATCGAAGCCCACGGAGGTAGCATTACTGCTAATAGCAAGTTCGGTGAGGGAGCCACATTCACTATTTATTTACCCTTACAGTAGGACAAGTAATATCCCCTATGTCTTTTGATAGAGTTTCTTAACTTTATATACTTTCCTCTGATAGAGGTTCGATACAACTATAGTAGTTACTGTGTGTATTAGAGCAACAAAGAAGATAGCAGATATTCAAATGCTGACCCTTGGAACTCAGGGAAAGTGCAGAGAGTGACAGTGAGCAACTCAATTTTGCACTCTTCAATTTACCTTTTTGGCAATCTAGTCTAGTTAAGTTTTAAAAATAAGCGCCTCACTTGAGAATTAAAGGCAAGCAATTTGATATTG
This window contains:
- a CDS encoding DUF2254 domain-containing protein — encoded protein: MNNIKLSKLWDSLHSSYWFVPTIMAAIAIALALAMLTLDRAGYYGPFEEWGWIYTGGPDGARGLLSAVAGSLISVTATAFSITIVALQLASSNFGPRLLRNFMQDTGNQVVLGTFIATFIYSLLVLRTVRGEDGQDEFVPQISVTIGILLALISIAVLIYFIDHASTIIQASHVISEVSTDLDRTIERLFPERIGRSLPERKRQVAEIPLNFDSEAHPITATGKGYVQAIDDEKLIKFASKHNLLVRVKSRPGKFVFPGSVLAMVWPEESANQQTRRVETRHGASLHKEINDAFILGRERTEQQDVEFPINQLVEIALRAISPGINDPFTAIRCIDQLSAGLSRLAQRDFPSPYRYDDNNKLRIIAEPVMYADLVDAAFNQIRQYSTKDVAVTIRLLEAIAQIAPYASSSKDRAALRRHAEMILRGSQAALSEEQDRNDVQERYHRVIKALGQD
- a CDS encoding sensor histidine kinase, yielding MGWLPKIKWNSIHTKLLATYLLLTTLGTSLMAGYILWSFYAYFMKARQAEMHNWSTAIAESVADSLEENKRERVELLMQRYGAAETITIRVFNSKGQLIATSNPQQDRQVKNWLAVPGVSAALEKREVQGLAKGVLSNDDRLFIAQPIVRNGQLLGALRMSITLQQFQRQFAIVIWTVLGTLVFTILLCTLISEWLARSLSRPIQTMKNFAIRLGSGHFGDKLHIRQSNELDQLALELNRMSERLASLDQERRAFLANVSHELRTPISNVLVTVEALRGGAASDPAVRDRFFQNVEDETKRLSRLIGDLLDLGRLEAGVTHLEKQNIPLASLISRAVRAVETRMQNSQISAHVNVADLQVQGDSERLLQAFLNLLDNAIKHSTPNSRIFITGYKQDKQAVVTIRDQGQGIKDSDLPRIFEQFYTGDRSRKGRGVGLGLAIAKRIIEAHGGSITANSKFGEGATFTIYLPLQ